A window of the Helianthus annuus cultivar XRQ/B chromosome 4, HanXRQr2.0-SUNRISE, whole genome shotgun sequence genome harbors these coding sequences:
- the LOC110936724 gene encoding dolichyl-diphosphooligosaccharide--protein glycosyltransferase subunit 2 encodes MSRKLGIIVVLLAVASICESAAIFHPISESHRSAASELFSGSFSSLEEAYEGLRTFEVLGIEKKPDVKDHTCKSVVDTLSSVSSNSRDLYHALRVNGILKCRISKEDLTGIVLRFKGAVKDAASLLDYYHSIGGLLLVKDQSSEVDVHLENADGILRSIKALSQSDGRWRYSSNNPESSTYAAGLAFETISGVISLAASAVDENLIGTLKKDIVKLFDSIEKYDDGSYYFDDKHIDASGHQGPLSATSAVVRGLTAFASTSESLNIPEDKILGLARFFLGIGVPGNSKDLFYQIDTLSHLENNRVSVPLILSLPATVLSLTTKDKLKVKVSTVLGSTAPPLSVKLMQVFSSGSRDASVLKQELHFDPKEAVHTLDALPEGVDIGEYVFAFEIVLSDPEHKRKFATGGRTKVPVHVTGVVKVENAKVAVLEGDIVESEKKLDLPGKNDLALSANHLQKLHVSFLLTTPFGKPFKPHQALLKLRHESGVEHIFVVGNSGTHFEITLDFLSLVEKFYYLSGQYDIELTVGDAVMENSFLQPLGSIELDLPKAPEKSTQPPPQAVNPYLRYGPKPEIAHIFRVPEKLPPQEVSFAFLGLVLVPFLAFLVGLLRLGVNLKNFPTSAIPATFAILFHGGIAAVLILYVFFWLKLDLFTTLKTLGVIGIFLMFVGHRTLSHLASASAKLKSA; translated from the exons ATGTCGAGAAAATTAGGAATTATTGTTGTACTACTAGCAGTAGCGTCGATCTGTGAATCTGCGGCGATATTTCACCCGATCTCTGAATCTCACCGGTCTGCTGCATCAGAACTGTTTTCTGGATCGTTTTCGAG CTTAGAAGAAGCTTATGAAGGATTAAGGACATTTGAGGTTCTTGGAATAGAAAAGAAACCTGATGTGAAGGACCACACTTGTAAGTCTGTGGTGGATACTCTTTCTTCGGTGTCTTCGAACTCAAGGGACTTGTATCATGCGTTACGAGTTAATGGGATACTGAAATGCAGGATCAGTAAGGAAGATTTAACG GGCATTGTATTGAGATTTAAAGGTGCCGTCAAAGATGCAGCATCTCTTCTAGATTATTATCATTCCATAGGTGGTTTGCTACTCGTTAAG GATCAAAGTTCTGAAGTAGATGTACATCTGGAAAATGCTGATGGGATTTTACGCTCCATAAAG GCTCTCAGCCAAAGTGATGGAAGGTGGCGTTATAGTTCTAACAATCCCGAGTCAAGTACCTATGCTGCAG GATTAGCTTTTGAAACCATTTCTGGAGTTATATCATTAGCAGCTTCTGCAGTCGATGAAAATTTG ATTGGCACACTGAAAAAAGATATTGTGAAGCTCTTTGACAGTATTGAGAAATACG ATGATGGGTCTTATTACTTTGATGACAAGCACATTGATGCAAGTGGACATCAGGGTCCGCTTTCCGCCACCTCAGCCGTTGTTCGAGGGCTGACAGCATTTGCATCCACTTCCGAAAGTTTAAAT ATACCCGAGGACAAGATTTTGGGTTTGGCAAGATTTTTTCTTGGGATTGGTGTCCCTGGAAATAGCAAGGACCTGTTTTACCAAATTGATACTTTATCTCACTTAGAAAACAACAG GGTGTCAGTTCCTCTAATTTTATCACTTCCGGCTACCGTGCTTTCATTGACCACTAAAGATAAACTCAAG GTCAAGGTGAGCACGGTTCTGGGATCCACCGCTCCTCCTTTGTCAGTAAAACTGATGCAAGTTTTCAGCTCCGGTTCAAGAGACGCTTCAGTTCTTAAACAG GAACTTCATTTTGATCCAAAAGAAGCAGTGCATACCCTAGATGCTTTACCCGAAGGTGTCGATATTGGGGAGTATGTTTTTGCTTTTGAG ATTGTGCTTTCAGATCCAGAACATAAAAGAAAATTTGCTACTGGAGGCCGAACAAAAGTGCCGGTTCACGTTACAGGAGTCGTTAAAGTTGAGAATGCAAAAGTTGCAGTGCTTGAGGGCGATATTGTTGAGTCTGAAAAGAA GCTAGATTTACCTGGAAAGAATGATTTGGCACTTTCAGCGAACCACCTTCAAAAGCTGCACGTATCATTTCTGTTGACAACTCCGTTTGGCAAACCGTTCAAGCCTCATCAG GCCTTGTTAAAGTTAAGGCACGAAAGTGGAGTCGAGCATATCTTTGTTGTCGGAAACTCCGGGACGCACTTTGAGATAACTCTG GATTTTCTCAGTCTTGTTGAGAAGTTTTACTATCTCTCAGGCCAATATGACATTGAGCTTACAGTAGGAGATGCCGTCATG GAGAACTCTTTCTTACAACCTCTCGGATCTATCGAACTAGATCTCCCCAAGGCACCTGAAAAGTCAACCCAACCCCCTCCACAAGCTGTTAATCCGTACTTACGATACGGGCCGAAGCCCGAGATAGCTCATATCTTCCGGGTTCCAGAAAAACTCCCTCCTCAAGAGGTTTCTTTTGCTTTCTTGGGTCTGGTTCTTGTCCCATTCCTCGCATTCCTTGTTGGG TTGTTACGTCTTGGTGTGAACTTAAAGAACTTCCCCACATCAGCCATTCCCGCCACATTTGCCATCCTCTTCCACGGTGGCATTGCAGCGGTGCTCATTCTCTACGTGTTTTTCTGGTTGAAG TTGGATCTTTTCACGACATTGAAAACCTTGGGAGTTATCGGGATTTTCTTGATGTTTGTGGGACATAGAACTCTTTCCCACCTTGCTTCAGCGTCAGCCAAGCTAAAATCGGCCTGA